One Rhodothermales bacterium genomic window carries:
- a CDS encoding adenylate kinase — translation MRILIFGPPGAGKGTQAAKLIERFSLKHISTGNMLRAAVADKTAVGAVAKDYINEGRLVPGQLMKKITEEAIAEQGYDQFILDGYPRTVEQAEWLSEFLNAHRAPLDAVISLVVPDEVIVERLSARRVNRKTGENYHLEFKPPPPSVDPSLIYQRPDDRPEAIRKRLAIYHDETKPVESHFSGHPKYARIDGTMPQEDVHEAIVDLIMADISAAEAD, via the coding sequence ATGCGCATCCTGATTTTTGGGCCTCCGGGCGCCGGCAAAGGCACACAGGCCGCCAAGCTTATCGAGCGTTTTTCGCTCAAGCATATCTCGACGGGCAACATGTTGCGCGCCGCCGTGGCGGATAAGACGGCCGTCGGGGCCGTGGCCAAGGATTATATCAACGAGGGGCGGCTCGTGCCCGGCCAGCTCATGAAAAAGATCACGGAGGAGGCCATCGCCGAGCAGGGATACGACCAGTTTATCCTGGATGGCTACCCGCGCACCGTCGAACAGGCCGAGTGGCTCTCGGAATTTTTGAATGCCCATCGCGCGCCGCTGGATGCGGTCATCTCGCTGGTCGTGCCCGACGAGGTGATCGTCGAGCGGCTCTCGGCGCGCCGCGTCAACCGGAAAACGGGCGAAAACTACCACCTCGAGTTCAAGCCGCCGCCGCCCTCGGTGGACCCCTCGCTGATCTACCAGCGGCCCGACGACCGCCCCGAAGCGATCCGGAAACGCCTCGCAATCTACCATGACGAAACAAAACCGGTAGAAAGCCATTTTTCTGGGCATCCCAAATACGCCCGGATCGACGGAACGATGCCGCAGGAAGACGTTCACGAAGCCATCGTGGATCTCATCATGGCCGACATATCGGCCGCGGAGGCAGACTGA
- a CDS encoding phage holin family protein: protein MFVREAKITRIKRRQVAGEGRMNVTDKSDRNGTEPRAAEPAEATGLDGKLTRLTGHARGLMEELTVWVDLKIQHAITGVQQDLESKGKRVALDVGAGVIALVGVLFALVALALGIGAWLGPAWGFMIVSGLLFLGAFVMYAVNHRKRAGRSIPVEGRRVPPSLKPGTIPELERHED, encoded by the coding sequence GTGTTTGTACGCGAAGCGAAAATTACACGGATTAAACGCCGGCAGGTTGCCGGCGAAGGCCGTATGAACGTGACCGATAAATCAGATCGCAATGGGACCGAGCCGCGTGCCGCCGAACCGGCGGAGGCGACCGGGCTGGACGGTAAACTCACGCGTCTCACTGGACACGCCCGCGGGCTGATGGAAGAGCTGACGGTGTGGGTCGACCTGAAGATCCAGCATGCGATCACCGGCGTCCAGCAAGATCTCGAGTCGAAGGGCAAACGCGTTGCCCTGGATGTGGGGGCCGGCGTGATCGCGCTGGTCGGCGTACTCTTCGCCCTGGTGGCGCTTGCGCTGGGTATCGGCGCATGGCTTGGGCCCGCATGGGGCTTCATGATCGTGAGCGGACTCCTTTTCCTCGGCGCCTTCGTGATGTACGCTGTGAATCATCGCAAGCGTGCCGGGCGTTCCATCCCGGTCGAAGGCCGGCGTGTGCCCCCGAGCCTGAAACCCGGAACCATCCCAGAACTCGAACGGCATGAAGACTGA
- a CDS encoding NifU N-terminal domain-containing protein, with the protein MAGFNAHPTPNPNSLKFTRHAGVFISAGMASYASAADAAGTPWAEQLFAIGGIANVFVMPQFLTVTKTTDADWDDLFERIEGVLAAHFEEAGG; encoded by the coding sequence ATGGCTGGATTCAACGCCCACCCCACTCCAAACCCCAACAGCCTCAAGTTCACGCGACACGCCGGCGTTTTTATCTCAGCCGGCATGGCCTCCTACGCTTCGGCCGCCGACGCCGCCGGCACACCCTGGGCGGAACAGCTCTTCGCGATTGGGGGCATAGCAAATGTTTTTGTCATGCCGCAGTTCCTGACCGTCACGAAAACGACCGATGCGGACTGGGACGATCTCTTCGAGCGAATCGAGGGCGTCCTGGCCGCCCATTTTGAGGAAGCCGGCGGCTGA